The following proteins come from a genomic window of Cronobacter muytjensii ATCC 51329:
- the prlC gene encoding oligopeptidase A, with protein MTNPLLTPFELPPFSSIKPEHVVPAVTKALEECRAQVEAVVSRGAPYSWESLCQPLAETDDRLGRIFSPVSHLNSVKNSPELREAYEQTLPLLSEYSTWVGQHEGLYQAYRDLRDGENYAKLDTAQKKAVDNALRDFELSGIGLPKEKQKRYGEIAARLSELGSLYSNNVLDATQGWTKLVTDESELSGMPESALAAAKAMAEAKEQEGYLLTLDIPSYLPVMTYCDNGRLREEMYRAYSTRASDQGPNAGKWDNTPVMEEILALRHELAQLLGFDSYAEKSLATKMAENPQQVLDFLTDLAKRARPQGEKELAQLRAFAKEHFSVDELQPWDIAYYSEKQKQHLYSISDEQLRPYFPENKAVNGLFEVVKRIYGISAKERKDIDVWHPDVRFFELYDESGELRGSFYLDLYARENKRGGAWMDDCVGQMRKADGSLQKPVAYLTCNFNRPVSGKPALFTHDEVITLFHEFGHGLHHMLTRIETPGVAGISGVPWDAVELPSQFMENWCWEPDALAFISGHFDTGEPLPQELLDKMLAAKNYQAAMFILRQLEFGLFDFRLHAQFSPEQGAKVLETLAEIKKQVAVVPGPTWGRFPHAFSHIFAGGYAAGYYSYLWADVLAADAYSRFEEEGIFNRETGQSFLDNILTRGGSEEPMELFKRFRGREPQLDAMLEHYGIQG; from the coding sequence ATGACCAATCCATTACTGACGCCTTTTGAACTGCCGCCGTTTTCCTCCATTAAACCCGAGCACGTGGTGCCAGCCGTGACGAAAGCGCTGGAAGAGTGCCGCGCGCAGGTGGAGGCGGTAGTCAGCCGCGGCGCGCCTTACAGCTGGGAATCGCTTTGCCAGCCGCTTGCGGAGACGGACGACAGACTGGGCCGTATTTTTTCGCCGGTGAGCCACCTGAACTCCGTGAAAAACAGCCCCGAACTGCGCGAAGCCTATGAGCAGACGCTGCCGCTGCTCTCTGAATACAGCACCTGGGTGGGCCAGCACGAAGGGCTTTACCAGGCCTATCGCGATTTACGCGACGGCGAAAACTACGCGAAGCTCGACACCGCTCAGAAAAAAGCGGTTGATAACGCGCTGCGCGATTTCGAACTCTCCGGCATCGGCCTGCCGAAAGAAAAACAGAAGCGCTACGGCGAAATCGCCGCGCGTCTTTCCGAGCTGGGCTCGCTCTACAGCAACAATGTGCTGGACGCGACTCAGGGCTGGACGAAGCTTGTGACCGATGAATCTGAACTCTCCGGTATGCCGGAAAGCGCGCTGGCGGCCGCGAAAGCAATGGCCGAAGCCAAAGAGCAAGAGGGTTATCTGCTGACGCTGGATATCCCGAGCTATCTGCCGGTAATGACCTACTGCGATAACGGGCGGCTTCGCGAAGAGATGTATCGCGCCTACAGCACGCGCGCTTCCGACCAGGGGCCGAACGCCGGTAAATGGGATAACACGCCGGTAATGGAAGAAATCCTGGCGCTGCGTCACGAGCTGGCGCAACTGCTCGGCTTCGACAGCTACGCGGAAAAATCGCTCGCCACCAAAATGGCGGAAAACCCGCAACAGGTGCTGGATTTCTTAACCGATCTGGCCAAACGCGCGCGCCCGCAGGGTGAAAAGGAACTCGCCCAGTTGCGCGCCTTCGCCAAAGAGCATTTCAGCGTGGACGAGCTGCAGCCGTGGGATATCGCGTACTACAGCGAAAAACAGAAGCAGCATCTCTATAGCATTAGCGATGAACAGCTGCGTCCGTATTTCCCGGAAAACAAAGCCGTTAACGGCCTGTTTGAGGTCGTGAAGCGCATTTACGGCATCAGCGCGAAAGAGCGCAAAGATATCGACGTGTGGCACCCGGACGTGCGCTTCTTCGAACTCTATGACGAGAGCGGCGAACTGCGCGGCAGCTTCTATCTCGATCTCTACGCGCGTGAAAACAAGCGCGGCGGGGCGTGGATGGACGACTGTGTCGGCCAGATGCGTAAAGCGGATGGCTCGCTGCAAAAACCGGTGGCGTATCTCACCTGTAACTTTAACCGTCCGGTGAGCGGCAAACCGGCGCTGTTCACGCATGATGAAGTCATTACGCTGTTCCATGAGTTCGGTCACGGCCTGCACCATATGCTGACCCGTATAGAAACCCCAGGGGTCGCGGGCATCAGCGGCGTGCCGTGGGACGCCGTCGAACTGCCGAGCCAGTTTATGGAAAACTGGTGCTGGGAGCCGGACGCGCTGGCGTTTATCTCCGGTCATTTCGACACCGGCGAGCCGCTGCCGCAGGAGCTGCTGGATAAAATGCTGGCGGCGAAAAACTACCAGGCGGCGATGTTTATCCTGCGCCAGCTGGAGTTTGGCCTGTTCGACTTCCGCCTGCACGCGCAGTTCAGCCCGGAGCAGGGCGCGAAAGTGCTGGAAACCCTCGCGGAGATCAAAAAGCAGGTGGCCGTGGTGCCAGGCCCGACCTGGGGCCGCTTCCCGCATGCCTTCAGCCATATTTTCGCCGGCGGCTACGCGGCGGGGTACTACAGCTATCTGTGGGCCGATGTGCTGGCGGCGGACGCCTATTCCCGTTTCGAAGAAGAGGGGATTTTCAACCGCGAAACCGGGCAGTCGTTCCTCGATAACATCCTGACGCGCGGCGGTTCTGAAGAGCCGATGGAGCTGTTCAAACGCTTCCGCGGCCGCGAACCGCAACTCGACGCGATGCTGGAACATTATGGCATTCAGGGCTGA
- the pitA gene encoding inorganic phosphate transporter PitA: MLHLFAGLDLHTGLLLLLALGFVLFYEAINGFHDTANAVATVIYTRAMRSQLAVAMAALFNFLGVLLGGLSVAYAIVHMLPTDLLLNVGSAHGLAMVFSMLLAAIIWNLGTWYLGLPASSSHTLIGAIIGIGLTNALMTGTSVVDALNIPKVINIFGSLIISPIVGLVFAGGLVFLLRRYWSGTKKRARIHLTPAEREKKDGKKKPPFWTRIALILSAIGVSFSHGANDGQKGIGLIMLVLIGVAPAGFVVNMNASGYDITRTRDAVNNVETYFQQHPAALRQVAGVDPVIPTPEQVNPTGNPKEFHCDASRAILALDRAKAMLNNIDSYDKLNVDQRSQLRRIMLCISDTTDKVAKLKETSAEDQRLLKNLKADMLSTIEYAPVWIIMAVALALGIGTMIGWRRVATTIGEKIGKKGMTYAQGMSAQMTAAVSIGVASYTGMPVSTTHVLSSSVAGTMLVDGGGLQRKTVTSILMAWVFTLPASVALSGALYWIALRFV, from the coding sequence ATGCTACATTTGTTTGCCGGGCTGGATTTACACACTGGCCTGTTACTATTGCTTGCTCTGGGATTTGTACTGTTTTATGAAGCTATTAACGGCTTCCATGATACGGCAAACGCAGTCGCAACGGTTATCTATACACGCGCTATGCGATCGCAACTTGCGGTGGCCATGGCGGCTCTCTTTAACTTCCTCGGTGTTCTGCTTGGCGGCTTAAGCGTGGCTTATGCGATTGTGCATATGCTGCCGACCGATCTGCTGCTGAACGTGGGCTCCGCTCATGGCCTGGCGATGGTCTTTTCCATGCTGCTGGCCGCTATCATCTGGAACCTCGGCACCTGGTATCTGGGCCTGCCGGCGTCCAGCTCCCATACGCTGATTGGCGCTATCATCGGGATTGGTCTGACTAACGCCCTGATGACCGGCACGTCCGTGGTGGACGCGCTGAATATCCCGAAAGTCATTAATATTTTCGGTTCGCTGATTATCTCGCCGATTGTCGGTCTGGTATTCGCAGGTGGCCTGGTGTTTTTGCTGCGTCGCTACTGGAGCGGCACCAAAAAACGCGCCCGTATCCATCTGACGCCCGCCGAACGTGAAAAGAAAGACGGCAAGAAAAAGCCGCCGTTCTGGACCCGTATTGCGCTGATTCTGTCGGCTATCGGCGTGAGTTTCTCTCACGGCGCGAACGACGGTCAGAAAGGCATTGGCCTGATTATGCTGGTGCTGATTGGCGTGGCGCCTGCGGGCTTTGTGGTGAATATGAATGCCTCCGGCTACGACATCACCCGCACCCGCGACGCGGTCAATAACGTGGAAACGTACTTCCAGCAGCATCCGGCCGCGCTGCGTCAGGTGGCGGGCGTCGACCCGGTTATCCCGACGCCGGAGCAGGTGAACCCGACGGGCAATCCGAAAGAGTTCCACTGTGACGCCAGCCGCGCCATTCTGGCGCTGGATCGCGCGAAAGCGATGCTCAACAACATCGACAGCTATGACAAGCTGAACGTGGATCAGCGCAGCCAGCTGCGCCGCATTATGCTCTGCATCTCCGATACCACCGACAAAGTGGCGAAGCTGAAAGAGACCAGCGCGGAAGATCAGCGCCTGCTGAAGAACCTGAAGGCGGATATGCTCAGCACCATTGAGTACGCTCCGGTCTGGATCATCATGGCTGTCGCGCTGGCGCTTGGCATCGGTACGATGATCGGCTGGCGCCGCGTGGCGACCACCATCGGCGAGAAAATCGGTAAGAAAGGCATGACCTACGCGCAGGGCATGTCGGCGCAGATGACCGCGGCTGTCTCCATCGGCGTTGCGAGCTATACCGGTATGCCGGTATCCACGACGCATGTGCTCTCGTCGTCGGTCGCGGGCACGATGCTGGTCGATGGCGGCGGTCTGCAACGCAAAACCGTCACCAGCATCCTGATGGCATGGGTATTCACCCTGCCGGCGTCTGTCGCGCTCTCAGGCGCGCTGTACTGGATAGCGCTGCGTTTCGTGTAA
- a CDS encoding type II toxin-antitoxin system RelE/ParE family toxin, with the protein MRPIQWTEAAKTDLFALISVVASDNPSAAQALLTRIEASILPAAHYPEMFREGRVADTREIIAHPNNIVVYNVTSEYLLVLSVLHARQQFP; encoded by the coding sequence ATGCGCCCCATTCAATGGACTGAAGCAGCAAAAACGGATCTTTTTGCGCTTATTAGCGTTGTCGCCAGTGACAATCCTTCCGCCGCGCAGGCGTTATTAACGCGTATTGAAGCGTCGATTTTACCCGCAGCGCATTATCCGGAGATGTTCCGCGAAGGCCGAGTGGCGGATACCCGCGAAATCATCGCCCATCCGAATAATATCGTCGTTTATAACGTCACTTCCGAATACCTGCTGGTGCTGAGCGTGCTGCATGCCCGTCAGCAGTTCCCGTAA
- the uspB gene encoding universal stress protein UspB has product MISTVALFWALFLVCVINMARYFSSLRALLVVLRGCDPLLYQYVDGGGFFTAHGQPSKQIRLVWYIYWQRYLDHHDDEFIRRCERVRRQFILTSSLCGLVIISLVGLMIWH; this is encoded by the coding sequence ATGATAAGCACCGTCGCGCTGTTTTGGGCCTTGTTTTTGGTTTGCGTTATTAATATGGCGCGTTATTTCTCATCGTTACGCGCGCTGTTGGTGGTGCTCAGAGGATGCGATCCGCTGCTTTATCAATATGTGGACGGTGGCGGCTTTTTTACCGCGCATGGTCAGCCCAGCAAACAGATTCGCCTTGTCTGGTATATCTACTGGCAGCGTTATCTCGATCATCATGACGACGAATTTATTCGCCGCTGCGAACGCGTGCGTCGCCAGTTTATTCTCACCAGTTCACTCTGCGGATTAGTCATTATCAGCCTGGTTGGGCTGATGATTTGGCATTAA
- the rsmJ gene encoding 16S rRNA (guanine(1516)-N(2))-methyltransferase RsmJ, translating to MNICLIDETGAGDGALSVLAARWGLRHDADNPMALVMTPAHLELRKRDEPKLGGIFVDFVDGAMAHRRKFGGGRGEAVAKAVGVKGSYLPQVVDATAGLGRDAFVLASVGCHVRMLERNPVVAALLDDGLTRGYQDAEIGPWLRERLQLIHASSLTALEAITPRPEVVYLDPMFPHKQKSALVKKEMRVFQSLVGPDLDADGLLAPARALATKRVVVKRPDYAPPLGDVATPNAVVTKGHRFDIYTGTLA from the coding sequence GTGAACATTTGTCTGATTGATGAAACAGGCGCCGGAGACGGCGCCTTATCTGTTCTGGCGGCCCGCTGGGGGCTGAGGCACGACGCCGATAACCCGATGGCCCTGGTAATGACGCCTGCGCATCTTGAATTGCGCAAGCGCGACGAGCCGAAGCTTGGCGGAATTTTTGTTGATTTCGTCGATGGCGCGATGGCGCACCGGCGGAAATTCGGCGGTGGACGCGGCGAGGCGGTGGCCAAAGCGGTCGGCGTGAAGGGCAGCTATCTGCCGCAGGTGGTGGATGCCACGGCGGGGCTCGGGCGCGATGCGTTCGTGCTGGCGTCGGTGGGGTGTCATGTGCGGATGCTGGAGCGCAACCCCGTAGTCGCGGCGCTGCTGGATGACGGCCTGACGCGCGGCTATCAGGATGCGGAAATCGGGCCGTGGCTGCGCGAGCGGTTACAGCTTATCCATGCCTCCAGCCTGACGGCGCTGGAAGCCATTACGCCGCGCCCGGAAGTGGTCTATCTCGACCCGATGTTTCCGCACAAGCAGAAGAGCGCCCTGGTGAAAAAAGAGATGCGGGTGTTTCAGTCGCTGGTGGGGCCGGATCTCGATGCCGACGGACTGCTGGCGCCTGCGCGCGCGCTCGCCACAAAACGTGTGGTAGTTAAACGCCCCGATTACGCGCCGCCGCTTGGCGACGTGGCTACCCCGAATGCCGTGGTCACGAAAGGACATCGGTTTGATATCTACACGGGCACGCTGGCCTAA
- a CDS encoding 23S rRNA (adenine(2030)-N(6))-methyltransferase RlmJ has translation MLSYRHSFHAGNHADVLKHTVQSLIIESLKEKEKPFLYLDTHAGAGRYQLSGEHAERTGEYLDGIARIWQRDDLPAELEPYISAVSHFNRSGQLRYYPGSPLIARQLLRPQDSLQLTELHPSDFPLLRGEFQKDERARVERADGYQQLKSKLPPASRRGLILIDPPYEIKTDYQAVVQGINEGYKRFATGVYALWYPVVLRNQIKRMLNDLEATGIRRILQIELAVRPDSDQRGMTASGMIVINPPWKLEQQMANVLPWLHQTLVPSGIGHTSLKWVVPE, from the coding sequence ATGCTCAGTTACCGCCACAGCTTCCACGCCGGCAATCACGCCGACGTCCTCAAACACACTGTCCAGAGCCTGATCATTGAGTCGCTCAAAGAGAAGGAAAAACCGTTCCTGTATCTGGACACCCACGCGGGTGCCGGGCGCTATCAGCTGAGCGGCGAACACGCCGAACGCACGGGCGAATATCTCGACGGCATTGCGCGCATCTGGCAGCGGGACGATTTACCTGCGGAGCTTGAGCCGTACATCAGCGCGGTGTCGCATTTCAACCGCAGCGGCCAGTTGCGCTACTACCCCGGCTCGCCGCTTATCGCGCGCCAGCTGCTGCGCCCGCAGGACAGCCTGCAACTCACCGAGCTGCATCCGAGCGATTTCCCGCTGCTGCGCGGCGAATTTCAGAAAGATGAACGCGCCCGCGTGGAGCGCGCCGACGGCTATCAACAGTTGAAATCCAAACTGCCGCCCGCCTCGCGTCGCGGCTTGATCCTTATCGACCCGCCTTATGAAATCAAAACCGATTATCAGGCGGTAGTGCAGGGCATCAATGAAGGCTATAAACGCTTTGCGACCGGCGTTTACGCGCTCTGGTATCCGGTGGTGTTGCGTAACCAGATCAAGCGTATGCTAAACGATCTGGAAGCCACCGGCATCCGCCGCATTCTGCAAATCGAGCTGGCGGTGCGCCCGGACAGCGATCAGCGCGGCATGACCGCGTCGGGCATGATTGTAATCAACCCGCCGTGGAAGCTGGAACAGCAAATGGCGAATGTCCTGCCGTGGCTGCATCAAACGCTTGTGCCGTCAGGCATTGGCCACACCTCGCTGAAATGGGTCGTGCCGGAGTAA
- a CDS encoding glutamine synthetase family protein codes for MFSFALTPWFKPRSPITAPVSQEPIMFSTLLNTWMLAGTPDGVAVPFRQEAEAYLREYPQTRHIDIYLHDLNGCRRGKRVSVESLRALAQGCYFPQSIYEMDIEGHVIDGAVAQREPDRRCLPVSGTLRPCAGDPEHHAQLLLAMQSPDGAGCPLEPRVVLERLLATFHARGLYPVVAPEVEFYLLAQDGAPPTSRCFDIDMPGRDNALLEAMETEARRQGLPLCGIVAEAQAGQFELNFRHSGRVVALCDQVLAARRLVHQVAEKQGYYASFMAKPLSALAGSGLHFHLSLNDAQGNNLFASEAGQPNVMMRRSLSGLLALMPASVALVTPGANAFRRLRKSLNEPLFSSWGYNDRSAALRLPCADANSQRIEYRLASADANPYLVAAAVLAGVLYGLDHSLTLPQAGSGAGQPELPLFWPDALARFQEADWLRKRLGAPFSDAWLACKQQELARFESEVTDAEKRAHRH; via the coding sequence ATGTTTTCCTTTGCTCTTACTCCCTGGTTTAAACCCCGCAGCCCGATAACGGCGCCCGTCAGTCAGGAACCGATTATGTTCTCCACTTTGCTCAATACATGGATGCTGGCGGGCACGCCTGACGGTGTCGCTGTGCCGTTTCGTCAGGAGGCCGAGGCATATTTGCGGGAATATCCGCAGACCCGCCACATTGATATCTATCTGCACGATCTTAACGGCTGCCGTCGCGGTAAACGCGTCAGCGTGGAGAGCCTGCGCGCGCTGGCGCAGGGCTGCTACTTCCCGCAATCGATCTATGAAATGGATATCGAAGGGCACGTGATTGACGGCGCAGTAGCGCAACGCGAGCCGGACCGGCGCTGTCTGCCGGTCAGCGGCACGCTGCGCCCGTGCGCGGGCGATCCAGAGCATCACGCCCAGCTCCTGCTCGCCATGCAAAGCCCGGATGGCGCAGGCTGCCCGCTTGAGCCTCGTGTCGTGCTGGAGCGCCTGCTGGCGACCTTTCACGCCCGCGGTTTGTACCCGGTCGTGGCGCCTGAAGTGGAGTTCTATCTGCTGGCACAGGATGGCGCGCCGCCGACGTCGCGCTGTTTTGATATCGACATGCCAGGGCGCGATAACGCGCTGCTGGAAGCGATGGAAACCGAAGCGCGCCGTCAGGGTCTGCCGCTTTGCGGCATCGTGGCGGAAGCGCAAGCGGGCCAGTTCGAGCTTAATTTTCGTCACAGCGGGCGCGTGGTGGCGCTCTGCGATCAAGTGCTGGCGGCCCGGCGGCTGGTACATCAGGTGGCGGAAAAACAGGGCTACTACGCCAGCTTTATGGCGAAGCCGCTGTCAGCGCTCGCGGGCAGCGGCCTGCACTTTCATCTCAGCCTGAACGACGCGCAGGGCAATAATCTGTTCGCCAGCGAAGCGGGTCAGCCAAACGTCATGATGCGCCGCAGCCTGAGCGGCCTGCTGGCGTTGATGCCAGCCAGCGTCGCGCTGGTCACGCCTGGCGCTAATGCGTTCCGGCGGCTGCGCAAGAGCCTGAACGAGCCGCTGTTCTCCTCCTGGGGCTATAACGATCGCTCGGCGGCGCTTCGCCTGCCCTGCGCCGATGCAAACAGCCAGCGCATCGAGTACCGGCTCGCGAGCGCGGACGCCAACCCCTATCTCGTGGCGGCGGCGGTACTGGCGGGGGTGCTTTATGGGCTCGACCATTCGCTTACGTTGCCGCAGGCCGGTTCAGGCGCGGGACAACCCGAGCTGCCGCTGTTCTGGCCGGACGCGCTGGCGCGTTTCCAGGAGGCCGACTGGCTGCGTAAACGGCTGGGCGCGCCATTCAGCGACGCCTGGCTCGCCTGTAAACAGCAGGAGCTGGCCCGGTTTGAAAGTGAAGTCACCGACGCGGAAAAACGCGCGCATCGCCATTAA
- a CDS encoding alpha,alpha-trehalose-phosphate synthase (UDP-forming), which yields MSRLVMISSRCGVPHGADAQAEALHDIMRQRGGLWMGWSGAIGLAGEPRRVAVRDTAGYTRQRWTMSPAEYADYYHGYVHQALWPVFHNRPDLATHQKGAFCAYKTWNEAVAEMATDEICPDDMVWVQDYHLIPLGRCLKEAGLLNPCGFFLHQPFPPGDVFRTLPEHDWLMRSLFFYDLIGFQSGSDVNNFLLCVMRHYRTERLSATTLRVNGHIINVGVFPCGVATPRPTRHAPLTGKSGALYPRQLIVSDDVINDISGIHYRIDAMRSLLNNHPQYLREVTLLQMSDPAKEYPHFSPRLEQQLARFCSEVNGAFGDLSWFPVNYLHNDALNRRAVAGIYGRARAGLFTPLSEGVSLSAKAYVLAQDPADPGVLILSQFTGTAEQLKGAIVVNPYDAHELSEALHSALSMPLAERKQRHAALLTQVRQYDNQWWAGAFLDALDGEPGAPASLRMTRQYGIFTPQNLY from the coding sequence ATGTCTCGCTTAGTCATGATATCCAGCCGGTGCGGCGTGCCGCACGGCGCCGACGCGCAGGCGGAAGCCCTGCACGATATTATGCGCCAGCGCGGCGGCCTGTGGATGGGCTGGAGCGGCGCCATTGGTCTTGCGGGGGAGCCGCGCCGGGTCGCCGTGCGCGACACCGCAGGCTATACGCGCCAGCGCTGGACGATGTCGCCCGCCGAATACGCCGACTACTATCACGGCTATGTGCACCAGGCGCTGTGGCCGGTATTCCATAACCGGCCCGATCTCGCCACGCACCAGAAGGGCGCATTCTGCGCCTATAAAACCTGGAACGAGGCAGTGGCGGAGATGGCGACGGACGAGATCTGCCCGGATGACATGGTCTGGGTGCAGGATTACCATCTCATTCCTCTTGGGCGCTGCCTGAAAGAGGCGGGTTTGCTGAACCCGTGCGGCTTCTTTTTGCATCAGCCGTTTCCGCCCGGCGACGTGTTCAGAACGCTGCCGGAGCATGACTGGCTGATGCGCTCGCTCTTTTTTTACGATCTGATTGGCTTTCAGTCGGGCAGCGACGTGAATAACTTTTTGCTGTGCGTGATGCGCCACTACCGTACGGAGCGGCTTTCCGCCACTACGCTTCGCGTTAACGGGCATATCATTAACGTCGGCGTCTTTCCCTGCGGCGTGGCGACGCCGCGCCCGACCCGCCACGCGCCGCTGACCGGCAAAAGCGGCGCGTTATATCCGCGCCAGCTTATCGTCAGCGACGATGTGATAAATGACATCAGCGGCATTCATTACCGCATCGATGCGATGCGCAGCCTGCTGAATAACCATCCGCAATACCTGCGCGAAGTGACGCTGCTGCAAATGAGCGATCCGGCCAAAGAGTACCCGCATTTTTCACCGCGGCTGGAACAGCAACTGGCGCGTTTTTGCAGCGAGGTTAACGGCGCTTTTGGCGATCTCAGCTGGTTTCCGGTGAATTATCTGCATAACGACGCGCTGAACCGGCGCGCCGTCGCCGGGATTTACGGCCGCGCCAGAGCAGGGCTGTTTACGCCGCTGTCAGAGGGGGTCAGCCTGAGCGCTAAAGCCTATGTGCTGGCGCAGGATCCCGCCGATCCGGGCGTGCTGATCCTGTCGCAATTTACCGGCACGGCGGAGCAGCTTAAAGGCGCGATAGTCGTCAATCCGTATGACGCGCATGAGCTTAGCGAAGCGCTGCATTCCGCGCTCTCGATGCCGCTTGCAGAGCGCAAACAGCGCCATGCGGCGCTGCTGACGCAAGTGCGGCAGTATGATAATCAGTGGTGGGCGGGCGCGTTTCTCGACGCGCTGGATGGCGAGCCTGGCGCGCCCGCGTCGCTCCGGATGACGCGCCAGTACGGCATTTTCACGCCGCAAAATCTCTACTGA
- a CDS encoding BaiN/RdsA family NAD(P)/FAD-dependent oxidoreductase, giving the protein MEQFDAIIVGAGAAGLFCAAQAGQAGRRVLVLDNGKKPGRKILMSGGGRCNFTNLYVEPSAYLSANPHFCKSALARYTQWDFIDLVGKHGIAWHEKTLGQLFCDDSAEQIVTMLMAECEKGGVTVRLRSEVLDIARDENGYTLTLNGGAAQTPKLVIASGGLSMPGLGATPFGYKVAEQFGLKVLPTRAGLVPFTLHKPLLEQIQTLSGVSVPAVVTADNDTVFRENILFTHRGLSGPAMLQISSYWQPGEWVTVNLLPDVDAGAFIDEQRAAHPNQSLKNTLAMLLPKRLVECLQSLGQLPDVTLKQLNSRQQQELLETLHGWRVQPNGTEGYRTAEVTLGGVDTHELSSRTMEARNVPGLYFIGEVVDVTGWLGGYNFQWAWSSAWACAQALVE; this is encoded by the coding sequence GTGGAACAGTTTGATGCCATCATCGTAGGGGCAGGCGCGGCAGGATTATTCTGCGCGGCGCAGGCAGGGCAGGCGGGGCGCCGGGTTTTAGTGCTGGATAACGGTAAGAAACCCGGACGGAAAATCCTGATGTCCGGCGGCGGACGCTGCAATTTCACCAACCTTTACGTTGAGCCTTCCGCCTACCTCAGCGCTAACCCGCATTTCTGTAAATCGGCGCTGGCGCGCTACACCCAGTGGGATTTTATCGATCTGGTAGGCAAGCACGGCATCGCCTGGCATGAGAAAACGCTCGGGCAGCTTTTTTGCGATGATTCGGCGGAACAGATTGTCACGATGCTAATGGCGGAATGTGAGAAAGGCGGCGTCACCGTGCGGCTGCGCAGTGAAGTGCTGGATATCGCGCGCGACGAGAACGGCTACACCCTGACGCTGAACGGCGGCGCGGCGCAGACCCCGAAGCTGGTGATCGCGAGCGGCGGTCTGTCGATGCCTGGCCTCGGCGCGACGCCGTTTGGTTATAAAGTCGCGGAACAGTTCGGCCTGAAGGTATTGCCGACCCGCGCCGGCCTGGTGCCGTTTACGCTCCACAAGCCGCTGCTGGAGCAGATCCAGACTCTCTCCGGCGTCTCGGTGCCCGCCGTGGTGACCGCTGACAACGACACGGTCTTTCGCGAAAACATCCTCTTTACCCATCGCGGGCTCTCCGGCCCGGCGATGTTGCAGATCTCCAGCTACTGGCAACCGGGCGAGTGGGTAACGGTCAACCTGTTGCCGGATGTCGACGCGGGCGCGTTTATCGACGAACAGCGCGCCGCACACCCGAATCAGAGCCTGAAAAACACACTCGCGATGCTGCTGCCGAAGCGGCTGGTGGAGTGTCTGCAAAGCCTCGGACAACTGCCGGACGTCACGCTGAAACAGCTCAACAGCCGCCAGCAGCAAGAACTGCTGGAGACGCTGCACGGCTGGCGCGTCCAGCCCAACGGCACCGAAGGCTATCGCACCGCGGAAGTGACGCTTGGCGGGGTGGATACTCACGAGCTCTCCTCCCGCACGATGGAGGCGCGCAACGTGCCGGGTCTCTATTTTATCGGCGAAGTGGTGGATGTGACCGGCTGGCTCGGCGGGTATAACTTCCAGTGGGCCTGGAGTTCCGCCTGGGCCTGCGCCCAGGCGCTCGTCGAATAA
- the uspA gene encoding universal stress protein UspA, whose product MAYKHILIAVDLSPESKVLVDKAVSMARPYNAKISLIHVDVNYSDLYTGLIDVNLGDMQKRISEETHHALTELSTNAGYPITETLSGSGDLGQVLVDAIKKYDVDLVVCGHHQDFWSKLMSSARQLINTVHIDMLIVPLRDDEEA is encoded by the coding sequence ATGGCTTACAAACATATTCTTATCGCGGTCGATCTGTCTCCTGAAAGCAAAGTGCTGGTAGATAAAGCGGTATCTATGGCGCGCCCCTATAACGCGAAGATTTCCCTGATTCATGTCGATGTGAATTATTCCGACCTCTACACCGGGTTAATTGACGTTAACCTGGGCGACATGCAAAAGCGTATCTCCGAAGAAACGCATCACGCGCTGACCGAGCTCTCCACCAACGCGGGCTATCCGATCACCGAAACCCTGAGCGGCAGCGGCGATCTGGGCCAGGTGCTGGTTGACGCTATCAAAAAATATGATGTGGATCTGGTGGTATGCGGTCACCATCAGGATTTCTGGAGCAAGCTGATGTCTTCTGCGCGTCAGCTTATCAACACCGTTCATATCGATATGTTGATTGTTCCGCTGCGCGACGACGAAGAGGCGTAA
- the relB gene encoding type II toxin-antitoxin system RelB family antitoxin, with product MPKHDFPGISRFETHEQAEQYERWFREKVEAAAASRQPITPQEDVIASARKIIESAKVSRKMA from the coding sequence ATGCCAAAACATGACTTCCCCGGCATCTCCAGATTCGAGACCCATGAACAGGCGGAACAGTACGAACGGTGGTTTCGTGAAAAAGTGGAAGCCGCAGCGGCAAGCCGCCAGCCCATCACGCCACAGGAAGATGTGATAGCAAGCGCGCGCAAGATCATTGAAAGCGCAAAAGTGAGTAGAAAAATGGCGTAA